Genomic segment of Streptosporangium sp. NBC_01755:
TCGACGTCTCCGACGAGGTCATGGAGAAGCTCGACGCGTGATCTCGTACCTCGGCGTCCCCGTCGAGGAGCTCCGAGCGGTGGCCGCCTTCACCGTGCCCCGGGTACCCGACCGCTTCTGACACTTTCCGCGGGCCCCGCGAGGGCCGTGCGCGATGTGCTCTCAGGCGGTAGAGTCTGGCACCGAACAGGTGTTCGGCGAGCGGAGGCGTGTCGGTGCGGTTGCCCGAACTGCGGGTCATAGGGGTCGATCCCGGGCTTACCCGATGCGGGCTCGGTGCCGTCGAGGGGAGACCCGGCGCACCACTGAGCCTGGTCAAGGTCGGAGTGGTCCGCACCCCCGCCGACGACGAGATCGGCGCCCGGCTGGTGGCGATCGAGACCGGCATCGAGCAGTGGCTCGACGAGCTCGCACCCGACGCGGTGGCCGTGGAGCGGGTCTTTGCCCAGCACAACCTCAGAACCGTGATGGGCACCGCGCAGGCCTCCGCCGTGGCGATCCTGTGCGCTTCCCGCAGGGGGCTGCCGGTCGCCCTGCACACGCCGTCCGAGGTCAAGGCGGCGATCACCGGCAGCGGCACGGCGGACAAGCGGCAGGTCGGCATGATGGTGACCCGGCTGCTGCGGCTGGACGCCATGCCCAAGCCCGCCGACGCCGCCGACGCGCTCGCCCTCGCGATCTGCCACGTGTGGCGGGGCGGAGCCCAGAGCAGGCTGGCCGAGGCCGCCGCGAAGGCCATGAGCGGCCCCGGCACGACCGCCGCGGCCTACTTTCGCGGCCGGGGCAGGGCCGGATATCCGAGAGGAACCACGAAGTGATCGCCTCGGTGCGAGGACAGGTGACCGCGGTCGCCCCCGACGGGGCGGTCGTCGAGGTGGGCGGGGTGGGAGTGCTCGTGCACTGCACGCCGGGCACGCTGGCGACGCTCAGAACGGGCGAGGAGGCCAGGCTGGCCACCTCGCTGGTGGTCCGTGAGGAGTCGCTGACGCTGTTCGGCTTCGCCACCGACGACGAACGCGGGATCTTCGAGATGCTGCAGACGGCCAACGGGGTCGGCCCCAAGGTCGCCCTGGCGATGCTGGCCGTGCACACCCCCAACGCGCTCAGGATGGCCGTGGCCACCGCCGACGTCAAGGCGCTGACAAGGGTCCCCGGGGTGGGCCCGAAGGGCGCCCAGCGGATCATCGTCGATCTCAAGGACAGGCTCGGCACGCCGGAGGAGGCGGTCGGCGCCGTGCTCAACGGACGCGTCGCCGCGCCCGCCTGGCGAGACCAGGTCCACTCCGGCCTGGTCGGTCTGGGGTACTCGGTGCGGGACGCGGACGAGGCGGTCGCCGCCGTCGCGCCCCGGGCCGACGCGGAACTGGCCGAGGGCCGCACCCCGCAGGTGTCGGCGCTGCTCAAGGCGGCACTCAGCGCGCTGAGCACGCGATGAGAGGCTCGGCCGGGAGAGCACGGCAGCCGGGAGAGCGCGGGCGCCTCCGCCGTGCGGTGAGCAGAGATGGGGCGGCGTGAGTTCCGAACGGGATCTGGTGTCGCCGGACGCCGAGGGCGACGAGAGGAACATCGAGGCGGCGCTGCGGCCCAAGCGGCTGGAGGAGTTCATCGGCCAGGCGCGGGTGCGCGAGCAGTTGTCCCTGGTGCTGCAGAGCGCGCTGCGGCGTAACCGGCCGCCGGACCACGTGCTGATGAGCGGCGGTCCCGGGCTGGGCAAGACGACCCTCTCCATGATCATCGCGACCGAGCTGTCCGTGCCGCTCCGGATCACCTCGGGGCCCGCGCTTGAGCGGGCCGGTGACCTCGCGGCGATCCTGTCGACCCTCTCCGAGGGCGAGGTCCTGTTCATCGACGAGATCCACCGCATGGCCAGGCCCGCCGAGGAGATGCTCTACCTCGCGATGGAGGACTTCCGCGTCGACATCGTGGTGGGCAAGGGGCCGGGGGCGACCGCGATCCCGCTGGAGATCGCCCCGTTCACCCTGGTCGGGGCCACCACCAGGGCGGGCATGCTCCCCGCGCCGCTGCGCGACCGCTTCGGCTTCGTCGCGCACATGGACTTCTACGGGGTCGCCGAGCTGGAGGAGGTGCTGCACCGCTCCGCGCGTCTGCTGGGCGTGACGCTGCCGGGCGACGCCGCCACCGAGATCGCCGGCCGCTCGCGGGGCACGCCCCGCATCGCCAACCGCCTGCTGCGCCGCGTCCGCGACTTCGCCGAGGTGCGCGCGGAGGGCGTCGTCACCAGGGACGTCGCCGCCGCCGCGCTCAACCTCTACGAGGTCGACGCCGAGGGGCTCGACAGGCTCGACCGGGCGGTGCTCGGAGCGCTGCTGCGCAAGTTCGGCGGCGGCCCGGTGGGGCTGTCGACGCTGGCGGTCGCGGTGGGGGAGGAGCCGGAGACGGTCGAGGTGGTCGCCGAGCCCTTCCTGGTGCGGCAGGGACTGCTGGCCCGCACCCCCCGCGGCCGGGTCGCGACCGCCGCGGCCTGGACCCATCTTGGGCTTGTGCCCCCGCCGGACGCCTTCGGCGCCTCGTTCCTCGTCGATCTTGGGGATGATGCTCAGCAAATCTAGCGTTGTGCATCGGTAGGGGAGACGTACAAGCTTGATCACAGATA
This window contains:
- the ruvA gene encoding Holliday junction branch migration protein RuvA, producing MIASVRGQVTAVAPDGAVVEVGGVGVLVHCTPGTLATLRTGEEARLATSLVVREESLTLFGFATDDERGIFEMLQTANGVGPKVALAMLAVHTPNALRMAVATADVKALTRVPGVGPKGAQRIIVDLKDRLGTPEEAVGAVLNGRVAAPAWRDQVHSGLVGLGYSVRDADEAVAAVAPRADAELAEGRTPQVSALLKAALSALSTR
- the ruvB gene encoding Holliday junction branch migration DNA helicase RuvB, which encodes MSSERDLVSPDAEGDERNIEAALRPKRLEEFIGQARVREQLSLVLQSALRRNRPPDHVLMSGGPGLGKTTLSMIIATELSVPLRITSGPALERAGDLAAILSTLSEGEVLFIDEIHRMARPAEEMLYLAMEDFRVDIVVGKGPGATAIPLEIAPFTLVGATTRAGMLPAPLRDRFGFVAHMDFYGVAELEEVLHRSARLLGVTLPGDAATEIAGRSRGTPRIANRLLRRVRDFAEVRAEGVVTRDVAAAALNLYEVDAEGLDRLDRAVLGALLRKFGGGPVGLSTLAVAVGEEPETVEVVAEPFLVRQGLLARTPRGRVATAAAWTHLGLVPPPDAFGASFLVDLGDDAQQI
- the ruvC gene encoding crossover junction endodeoxyribonuclease RuvC encodes the protein MRVIGVDPGLTRCGLGAVEGRPGAPLSLVKVGVVRTPADDEIGARLVAIETGIEQWLDELAPDAVAVERVFAQHNLRTVMGTAQASAVAILCASRRGLPVALHTPSEVKAAITGSGTADKRQVGMMVTRLLRLDAMPKPADAADALALAICHVWRGGAQSRLAEAAAKAMSGPGTTAAAYFRGRGRAGYPRGTTK